The Neodiprion virginianus isolate iyNeoVirg1 chromosome 5, iyNeoVirg1.1, whole genome shotgun sequence genome contains a region encoding:
- the LOC124305080 gene encoding major facilitator superfamily domain-containing protein 12-like isoform X2 has product MDISGERIPLVEGKMSRTVRVSYALGHVFNDLAAAMWFSYTLLYLQRIVLFEPVTAGAMLLLGQIVDALMTPVFGILVDRYGSKKAWHVLGSVLVSLSFPVIFGTFLDVRNPSATFVYVASISVFQTGWAAVQISHLSMIPALARSQLARTDLTAIRYSAQVGAAVTVFVVTWIILPTQGDSVVQVTINDAYKFRNIVIICTVIGVTASVCFHVFLKARHLEDGCIPQSLQSDKNGDRSPLRNASLASRRYWSGTTLLLRVALLYVASRLFITLAMVYLPLYIEESAVGGKEALATVPLASYLASFVAALCLKHMNRSCGTKACYLIGALIGILASLIIEFAGSSTGVVYLVAVLIGSGSSITMVTSLSVTAELIGPRTERSALVYSVVTFLDKVVTGLVVILIEKLYCQDYFKLWSVEVHIAFLLDTSDMISMFCDQILLR; this is encoded by the exons GTCTTACGCCCTCGGTCACGTATTCAATGACCTGGCAGCCGCGATGTGGTTCTCATACACGCTCCTCTATCTCCAGAGGATAGTGCTTTTCGAGCCGGTAACTGCGGGCGCGATGCTTTTGCTGG GGCAAATCGTGGACGCACTTATGACACCGGTCTTCGGCATCCTGGTAGATCGCTACGGCAGTAAAAAAGCTTGGCACGTGTTGGGCTCGGTCTTGGTCAGCCTGAGCTTCCCCGTGATCTTCGGGACGTTCTTGGACGTGAGAAATCCATCCGCGACCTTCGTCTACGTTGCCAGTATATCCGTATTTCAAACCGGATGGGCGGCCGTTCAGATATCGCACCTTTCGATGATCCCTGCTCTCGCCAGATCTCAGCTGGCCAGAACCGATCTAACAGCAATAAG ATACTCGGCCCAGGTTGGCGCGGCTGTAACAGTCTTCGTGGTGACCTGGATAATCCTTCCAACCCAGGGTGACTCGGTTGTCCAGGTGACGATAAACGACGCGTACAAATTCCGG AACATCGTGATAATCTGCACTGTGATCGGAGTGACGGCGAGTGTCTGCTTCCACGTCTTCCTCAAGGCGAGACACCTGGAGGACGGCTGCATCCCGCAGAGTCTGCAGAGCGACAAGAACGGCGATCGATCACCGCTGAGGAACGCGTCCTTGGCTAGTCGCAGGTATTGGTCAGGAACTACCCTCCTTTTAAGGGTGGCCCTCCTCTACGTCGCGAGCCGGCTCTTCATCACCCTCGCGATGGTCTACCTGCCACTTTACATCGAGGAGTCCGCCGTTGGTGGAAAAGAAGCTCTGGCCACCGTTCCATTGGCTTCATATCTCGCCTCCTTCGTCGCGGCGCTTTGCCTCAAGCACATGAACAGGTCCTGCGGCACTAAG GCCTGTTATCTCATCGGAGCACTGATCGGTATCCTGGCCTCCCTGATCATAGAATTCGCCGGAAGCAGCACGGGGGTCGTTTACCTTGTGGCCGTTCTGATTGGGAGCGGAAGTTCCATCACCATGGTCACGTCTCTCAGCGTGACCGCTGAACTGATTGGACCACGAACGGAACGCAGTGCTCTTGTCTACTCGGTAGTGACGTTCTTGGACAAAGTGGTCACTGGGCTGGTGGTGATACTCATCGAGAAATT ATACTGTCaagattatttcaaattatggTCTGTGGAAGTCCACATTGCATTTTTGCTGGATACCTCTGATATGATTTCGATGTTTTGTGATCAAATCCTGTTGAGATGA
- the LOC124305080 gene encoding major facilitator superfamily domain-containing protein 12-like isoform X1, which produces MDISGERIPLVEGKMSRTVRVSYALGHVFNDLAAAMWFSYTLLYLQRIVLFEPVTAGAMLLLGQIVDALMTPVFGILVDRYGSKKAWHVLGSVLVSLSFPVIFGTFLDVRNPSATFVYVASISVFQTGWAAVQISHLSMIPALARSQLARTDLTAIRYSAQVGAAVTVFVVTWIILPTQGDSVVQVTINDAYKFRNIVIICTVIGVTASVCFHVFLKARHLEDGCIPQSLQSDKNGDRSPLRNASLASRRYWSGTTLLLRVALLYVASRLFITLAMVYLPLYIEESAVGGKEALATVPLASYLASFVAALCLKHMNRSCGTKACYLIGALIGILASLIIEFAGSSTGVVYLVAVLIGSGSSITMVTSLSVTAELIGPRTERSALVYSVVTFLDKVVTGLVVILIEKLRCLDKGLCPSYYRDTLSVVCAASMLLGLLALASVARCLT; this is translated from the exons GTCTTACGCCCTCGGTCACGTATTCAATGACCTGGCAGCCGCGATGTGGTTCTCATACACGCTCCTCTATCTCCAGAGGATAGTGCTTTTCGAGCCGGTAACTGCGGGCGCGATGCTTTTGCTGG GGCAAATCGTGGACGCACTTATGACACCGGTCTTCGGCATCCTGGTAGATCGCTACGGCAGTAAAAAAGCTTGGCACGTGTTGGGCTCGGTCTTGGTCAGCCTGAGCTTCCCCGTGATCTTCGGGACGTTCTTGGACGTGAGAAATCCATCCGCGACCTTCGTCTACGTTGCCAGTATATCCGTATTTCAAACCGGATGGGCGGCCGTTCAGATATCGCACCTTTCGATGATCCCTGCTCTCGCCAGATCTCAGCTGGCCAGAACCGATCTAACAGCAATAAG ATACTCGGCCCAGGTTGGCGCGGCTGTAACAGTCTTCGTGGTGACCTGGATAATCCTTCCAACCCAGGGTGACTCGGTTGTCCAGGTGACGATAAACGACGCGTACAAATTCCGG AACATCGTGATAATCTGCACTGTGATCGGAGTGACGGCGAGTGTCTGCTTCCACGTCTTCCTCAAGGCGAGACACCTGGAGGACGGCTGCATCCCGCAGAGTCTGCAGAGCGACAAGAACGGCGATCGATCACCGCTGAGGAACGCGTCCTTGGCTAGTCGCAGGTATTGGTCAGGAACTACCCTCCTTTTAAGGGTGGCCCTCCTCTACGTCGCGAGCCGGCTCTTCATCACCCTCGCGATGGTCTACCTGCCACTTTACATCGAGGAGTCCGCCGTTGGTGGAAAAGAAGCTCTGGCCACCGTTCCATTGGCTTCATATCTCGCCTCCTTCGTCGCGGCGCTTTGCCTCAAGCACATGAACAGGTCCTGCGGCACTAAG GCCTGTTATCTCATCGGAGCACTGATCGGTATCCTGGCCTCCCTGATCATAGAATTCGCCGGAAGCAGCACGGGGGTCGTTTACCTTGTGGCCGTTCTGATTGGGAGCGGAAGTTCCATCACCATGGTCACGTCTCTCAGCGTGACCGCTGAACTGATTGGACCACGAACGGAACGCAGTGCTCTTGTCTACTCGGTAGTGACGTTCTTGGACAAAGTGGTCACTGGGCTGGTGGTGATACTCATCGAGAAATT GAGATGCTTGGACAAGGGTTTGTGCCCCAGCTACTACCGGGACACGTTGTCAGTCGTTTGTGCAGCCTCGATGCTCCTGGGACTTCTCGCGTTAGCGTCTGTCGCGAGATGTCTGACTTGA
- the LOC124304692 gene encoding tryptophan-rich protein TspO-like: MGESKPHKIWLLIVAIILPNAGGWVGAALWQDKDWFENEVVQPSWRPPNWLFPVAWTIIYTLMGIASYYVWKESPSKEKLYLPLGVYCLQLIFNWFWTPFFFIWHLILVSLIDIVILWVLIVVMIYLFFRVSKKSALMLAPYIIWVTIATALNANYYHLNKDL; the protein is encoded by the exons ATGGGCGAGTCGAAGCCGCACAAAATTTGGCTGCTCATAGTTGCCATTATCTTGCCAAACGCTGGCGGATGGGTCGGAGCTGCTCTATGGCAAGACAAGGACTGGTTCGAG AACGAGGTTGTGCAACCGTCATGGAGGCCACCAAACTGGCTTTTCCCAGTCGCTTGGACGATAATTTACACATTGATGGGCATCGCTTCTTACTACGTATGGAAAGAATCGCCGAGTAAGGAGAAGCTTTACCTTCCGCTCGGAGTTTACTGTCTACAACTGATCTTCAACTGGTTCTGGACGCCGTTCTTTTTCATCTGGCATCTCATCCTCGTG TCGCTGATCGACATCGTGATCCTGTGGGTGCTGATCGTTGTCATGATCTACCTGTTCTTCAGGGTTTCAAAGAAGTCAGCGTTAATGCTGGCCCCGTACATCATTTGGGTAACGATCGCGACTGCTCTGAACGCGAACTATTATCACCTTAACAAGGATCTCTAA
- the LOC124304694 gene encoding tryptophan-rich sensory protein-like, translating to MGEKKPDNIWIFLFAVVLPNAGGLVGASLWQDRDWFENEVTHPSWRPPNWLFPVAWTLIYSLMGIGSYYVWKHGEGKNLWIALGVYCVQLILNWFWMPFFFVWHLLLWSLVVIVILWVLIALTIYVFYRVNVKAACFLIPYIAWVTVATGLNSHYYHLNKDL from the exons ATGGGCGAAAAGAAACCGGACAACATTTGGATATTCCTCTTTGCCGTTGTGCTACCAAATGCCGGCGGATTGGTTGGAGCCTCTCTCTGGCAGGACAGAGATTGGTTTGAG AATGAAGTAACGCACCCGTCATGGAGGCCACCAAACTGGCTTTTCCCAGTCGCTTGGACGTTGATATACTCTCTAATGGGGATCGGATCGTACTACGTCTGGAAGCATGGCGAGGGTAAAAACCTCTGGATCGCGCTCGGAGTTTACTGCGTTCAGCTGATCCTCAACTGGTTCTGGATGCCGTTCTTCTTCGTCTGGCATCTTTTGCTCTGG TCGCTGGTCGTGATCGTGATCTTGTGGGTGCTGATCGCCCTTACGATCTACGTGTTCTACAGGGTGAACGTAAAAGCGGCGTGCTTCCTGATTCCCTACATCGCCTGGGTCACAGTTGCTACCGGTCTCAACTCTCATTATTATCACCTCAATAAGGACCtctga
- the LOC124304693 gene encoding tryptophan-rich protein TspO-like produces the protein MEEKRADNVWIFLAAIVVPNLGGWVGFSFWTENEQFENRIGHPSWRFPNWIFPIVWTVMYTLMGIASYYVWKEGQDRKKLWIPFAAYTCQLIVNWFWTPLFFIWVLVLAALINIVILWVIVFVTIVLFYRVTRKAALFMIPYLVWVTILIAQTSHYHYMNPEL, from the exons ATGGAAGAGAAAAGAGCCGATAATGTCTGGATTTTCCTTGCCGCCATTGTGGTGCCGAACCTTGGTGGTTGGGTCGGCTTTTCCTTCTGGACGGAAAATGAACAGTTTGAG AATCGCATCGGTCATCCATCATGGAGGTTTCCAAATTGGATATTCCCCATAGTTTGGACGGTAATGTACACGCTGATGGGAATTGCGTCGTATTACGTGTGGAAGGAAGGACAGGATAGGAAAAAGCTCTGGATACCTTTCGCAGCGTACACTTGTCAACTGATCGTCAACTGGTTTTGGACCCCGCTCTTTTTTATCTGGGTTTTAGTACTTGCG gCCCTGATCAATATCGTTATCCTGTGGGTCATAGTCTTCGTTACGATCGTTCTATTCTACAGGGTAACAAGGAAGGCAGCGCTTTTCATGATACCTTATCTCGTTTGGGTCACGATTCTCATAGCGCAAACTTCGCACTACCATTACATGAACCCGGAACTATGA